In Thermomicrobiales bacterium, the genomic stretch AGAGTCCAGAGTCCAGGGTCAAGAGTCAGGGGGCCTGGGTCCTGAGACGGTTGGGAACGAGGAGCGAATGATGACGGGTGACGACGGGCGTCACAGGGCGCAGGACGCTGGGCCTCGGACCATCGCGGCCATGATCGATCTTGGTCTGGACCGCATGGAAGCCTGGGAAGCGGGCTGGCGAGCATTCCCGGTCGATGCGAGCTGGGATGTGGATGCGGCGGCGATGTCCGAGGCGATCGAGGCGCTGACGGAGCGGTTGACGGACAACTACCCCTTTTTCCATCCCGACTATGCGGCGCAGATGCTGATGCCTCCGCATCCGGTGGCGGCGGCGGCGTATGCCATCGCGCAGCGGATCAATCCGAATGCGCATGCGAATGACGGCGGTCCGGCAACGACCAGGCTGGAGATCGAGGTGGTCGATACCCACAAGGCGATGTTCGGCTACGACCCGAAGACGTCGCTGGGGCACCTGACCTCCAGCGGGACGATTGCCAATCTGGAGGCGCTCTGGGTCTCACGGGAACTCCATCCGGACAAGTCGATCGCCTATTCGAGACTGGCCCACTACACGCATGCGCGCATGTGCGATGTGTTGCGCATGGAAGGCGTTGCCATCGAACCCGATGCGCTGGGACGGATCGATCTGGATGCGCTCGAGCGTGCGCTGAAATCGGGCCGCGTGGGGACGGTGGTCGCGACGGCGGGTTCGACCGGAACGGGTTCGGTCGATCAGGTGGACGAAATCGTGCCACTGGCGGCGCGCTATGGCGTGCGGGTGCATGTGGATGCCGCCTATGGCGGGTATTTCGTGCTGCTGGCGGGAACGGATGCGCTCGATCCAGCGGTGGCGCGGGCGTTCCGGGCAATCAGGGATGCGGACAGTATCGTGGTCGATCCGCACAAGCGCGGGTTGCAGCCGTACGGGTGTGGGTCGGTGTTTTTCAGGGACGCGACGGTCGGGCGGTTCTACAAGCACGACTCGCCGTACACCTATTTCACGTCGGCGGAGCTGCACCTGGGAGAGATCAGTCTCGAATGCTCGCGGGCAGGCGCGGCGGCAGCGGCGCTCTGGACGACGATGCGGGTCTTGCCTTTGGAAGCGGAACGAGGCTTGGGGCCGGTGCTGGCGCGCACCCGGGGGGCGGCGGTGCGTTGGGCGGAGCTGATTCGGGAGTCGGAGATCCTGCGGTTGGCGATGGAGCCAGCATTGGACATTGTGACGTTCTACCCGGTGGTGGAGGGGGAGCAGCGGGTTTCGGCGATCAGCGCGGAGACACAGCGAGTGTTCGAAGCGTTGATGAACGATCCGGTCGAACCGGTCTACCTGGCGACATTGAAAGTGCGTCCGCCGCTGCTGTCAGGTGATGCGTCGTTGGTCTGGGATCAGGACGAGTTGCTGGTGTTCCGTAGCGTGTTGATGCAGCCGGAGCATTTCGATGCGGTTCCGAATTTGCACCGGCGGGTCGCGGAAGCGGTGAATTGGCCGTAGTGGCGGCACCCGTTGCCACGGGTGCCGCCACTGTGCAGGCGGCCGTGGATGGCGATGGCGGGTGTGTTATGCGGCGTCGAGCCAGCGGCGGATCTGGGGTTCGTGCTCGATGTGGAGATGGTCGAACCAGGAGCGGTCGAGCATCGATTCGGCGATCGATTGCCCATTCATCCAGAGAAAGTAGTCTGGATCGGTGAGGGCATCGTCTGGCAGGGCGAGGATGACGGTGCGCAGGCGGGCGAAGGTTTCCGCGTAGGCGTCGAGCACCTCATCGGCGGGGATGTCGCGGTCGCGCTGGTAGAGCCAGGCGTTGATCTCGTCGTCGCCGGTCAGCGCGGACGGCCAGGGGGCCGGCGGTTCGGGTTCGCCGCGGGCCTCGGCTTCCAGGAGACGAATGCCACCGTCTCGCCAGGCAAGCAGATGGGCGGTTACATCGCGGAACGACCAGGCGCCGGTGACGCCCGGCTCATCCATGCGATCCGGGTCGACATCGGCGAGCAGGGCTTCCCATTCGGTGCGCTCTTCGTCGATGATTTCGACGAGCTGGTGCTTCAGCTTGGAGTTGGTCACTGCCAAACGTCTCCTGGCTGCCGGCGTGTTCCTCGCCGGCGAAAAGACCGTCAAGAGTGGGTTCAAGAACACCTGGACAAACATTCGGGCGCACGTCCTCCTTAGGAGCCATTCCCATAGCGCCCCCGCACTCTGGTTCAGTAGAACGAGCGTGGGCGGCTGATGTGAGATAGTCGTGTGAGCAATTTCGGATTCGACTGCGGGCGGTGCGGCATACTGCCGTTCGCATCTTGGTTTTCATGGGAGTGGGGTTGGGCGAACGATGTGGAGAGCACCGCTGCGAGGGTTCCTGCTGGTGTTGGTGGTCGCCGGGGTGGCGGTCCTGTCAGTTGGCCTCTGGGCGCGCTACACGATCTACGACCAGGACCAGTTCGTGTCGGTGGTTTCCGGTCTTTCCGCCGATCCAGCCGTGCAGCAGGTAGCCATCGAGCGCACGATGGCAGCGATCGACAAACAGGTCGAGGAGCGAACTGGCGCCCAATCGCTCTCGCCGACGATCGCGTTCACCTATCAGATGTTCCGGCCGCAGATCGAGAGCGGCATTACCGCGGCGTTGCACTCGCCCCGTTGGGAGCCGATCTGGGAACAAGCGCTGCGCGAATTGCACGGTCCGCTGACCGATCTGCTGAAGGGGCACGACACTCCCTATCTGGTCCAAACCGACAATGAAGTGCAGTTCAATCTCTTTCCGCTCTACGAACAGGCGAAGATGCAGCTCGCCGCGCAGGGCATCGGCGTGCTGGACCAACTCCAACTAACGAGCGACGATCTCTGGGTCTCGATTCTGAAGGGCGATACGTTGGTGCAGGTGCAAGAGTACGTGCGCCTCTTCAACCGGTTGCTGGCGGTGGGCATTATCGTTTCGGTCCTGTCGGGAGTCGGCTATGTACTGCTGTCGAGCCGCAAGCTGCGCGCGATGGCCTGGCTGGTGCTGGCGATCGGGGTTGGCTGGCTGATCCAGCGCGTGGCGCTCGAGATCGGCAAGCGGCAACTCGTGGATGAGCTGGACACCGGAAGTGAGCGAGGCGCCGCGCAGCGGTTCTACGACACGCTCCTGGGCGACCTGCGCACGTTCGAGCTGTGGGCGCTGATCGCGGCGGTAGTGGCGGCAGCGGGGATCTACCTCTTCGACCGCTTCTATATGCAAAAGAAGGTGAAGGAAATCGACGCGGCTGCCTAGCGTGGGGGCCGGGGCCCTGAGCTATGAGCCCTGAGACGAGGGTAGGCGGCAGAGGTTCTGTTCTTCAGGCGCCGAGTCTACGGAAGGGAGCGTCCTTCGTATGACGACACCCATTCGAACCGAGCTGGCTGGACCGCTGCGCGAGCAGCCCCCGGCGGACCGGATGGCGGGGCGGATTTGCCTGGTGGTGGGCGCCACGCGGGGTATTGGGCGGGCCACGGCGTTGCGCATGGCGGCGGAGGGCGCGGCGGGGGTGGCGATTGCCGGGCGAAATACGACGCTGGGCGAGAAGCTGGCGGACGAACTGAACGGACTGGGGGCGGAGAGCCTCTTCGTGCCAGCCGATGTCACGCTGGAAGCAGATTTGGCGACCCTGGTGGATCGGGTAGTCGCGCGGTTTGGGCGGATCGACGCGGTGTGCAACAACGCGGGACACCAGGAGCGGCGCGCGCCAATCCTGGATCAGACCGACGAAGCCTATGCGCAGGTGTTCGATACCAATGTGCGCTTCCTCTTTAATGCGATGCGTTTCGAGATCGCGGCGATGCTCCCGACGGGCGGGGGAACGATCGTCAATACGACCAGCGTGAGCGGGGTGCGCAATCCCTATCCAGGGTTCGCGCTCTACAACGCCTCCAAGGCAGCGGCGATCGCGCTGACCCGGTCGGCAGCGCTGGAGTATGCGCCGCAGGGCGTGCGGATCAATTCGGTGGCGCCGGGGCGGGTGGTGACCGATATGATGCTGTCGACCGGGGTGGGGGATATGCAGGCAGTGGCGGCGGGGTTGCCGTTGCGGCGCATGGGGCATCCGGAAGAGGTGGCGATGGCTGCGGTCTGGCTGCTGTCGGACGAGTCGAGCTATGTCGTGGGGCATGTGCTCTGCGCCGATGGGGGATTCCTGGCAGGGTAGGCGGATAGAGCATGGTGCGAACCGGCGCAATAGTCGATCATTGACTATGACGCTGGCCGTTCGGCCGATCAGGACGTTGTGCACTCCCATGAAACCGCTCCTCATCGATCCCAGAACCTTTTCGCCCAATGGGGCCAATGTGGTCCTGGCGCAGGAGATTCGCTTCGACGGCGCGCGGTTCCATAAAGGGCAACCGGTGACCGGCGAGATGCTGGAGCGGTTGCGTGCCTATCCGGAACCGTTGCACGGGATGTTGCTCGAAGCGAACGATGTGCACGAGGACGATGCCGCGCTGGCGATTGCGGGAGCTGCGGCAGGGCCCGGCGTGGTGCTCGGGAAGCCGGTACAAAGCCGCGTGAATCTGAAAGCAGAGCATAAGGGTCTCTTGCGGATCGACCGGGCAGCGGTCGATGCGATCAACGCGCTGCCGGATCTGGGGCTGTTCACGTTGCTGGACCGGATGGCGGTGCTGCCCGGCAAGATCGTTGCGGGAGCGAAGATCACACCGGTGGCGACCAGGAGGTCGCTGATCGACGAGGCAGTGCGGATTGCCTCGCAATCCAAGGTCGTGCAGGTGAAGCCGTTCCGCCCGCTCAAGATCGGAGTGGTGACCACCGAGGCGATGGACGAGAAGACGTGCGCGCGGTTCGAACGGGCGGTCGAAACCAAGACCGGCTGGTATGGGGGCGAGCTGCTGGGGTACCGCGCGGTGGCCAACGACCCCGGGGCGGTCGCGGCGGCGTTGTTCGGGTTTCTGGATGAGGGGGCCGATCTGCTGATGACGGGCGGCGGCAACACGATGGACCCGATGGATGGGGCGCTGGGGGCGATTCCGCTGGTGGAAGGGCAGGTAGTGCGCATCGGGGCGCCAGCGCATCCGGGGAGTATGTTCTGGTTGGCGTACACCGGCGATGTGCCGATCTTCAACCTGGCGTCGTGCTCGATGTATTCGCAATCGACTGTGGCCGATCTCGTGCTCCCCTGGATCATGGCGGGGGAGCGGGTGACGTCGACCGATCTGGCCGGGATCGGGTATGGGGGGTTGCTCGACCGGGATATGCAGTTCCGCTTCCCGCCGTACGAGGATGCGTAGTCGCCAGTCTCAAGTTGCCAGTAGCGTGTCACGAATGGTTCGAACGATGTATCGTTTGTCGTGCGTACATTGTGACGCTCATGAACTATCATTCCCTACTTGGACTGCTACGCGAGTGGATATCCGGGCGACGGGTCGGCTAGCCCCACTGACCCTCGACGAGACAAGGCGTTGTTGTGGCACCCGCCACGTTCGAAGTCATTCCGCGTGAACGATTGCTCGATCTGATCGATTCGCCAGAGTTGGCGCCGGTCACATTGATCACTGCCCCTGCCGGGTATGGCAAGTCGACCCTTGCACATCAATGGGCGGAACGCCATGCGCCGCTGACGTGTGGTTGGTACCAGATTCGCACCGAGCACAATGCGCTAAATACCTTCCTCCATCATCTCTGGCGCGCTGTCGATGACGCCACCGGCAGACCAGAACCGGAACCCGAGACGATCACCGTCGCTCTCCTGCTCGGCCGACTTGGCGCCCTGCCCAGCCTGACAATCCTCGTGCTCGATGACTACCACCTCATCGAGAACGGTCTTGTCCATCAGGCGCTGGAGCAGCTTGTTCACGACCTTCCCCCAGGCACGCACCTGTTCATTCTCAGCCGGCAGGTTCCGGATATCCCGCTTGCGCGCTTGCGAGCGTATGGTCGTGTGCGACAGATCGAGCAGAGCGATCTCGCCTTTACCTTCGACGAAGTCAAGCAGGTGTTCGCACGGGCGGATGTCGATGACAAGACGCTTGGACGGTTGACGCGGAAGTCAGAGGGATGGATTGCCGGGCTCCAACTGTTGTTGATGTCGGTCAATCTGAACAGCGACTCCGCACCCAGGCAGCTCGACCGGCTGATCAGGACGACGACCGAGCACCGGTTGCTCAACGACTACATCGTCGAAGAGGTGCTCGAAGCGCTCCCGGACGATCTGCGCCGGTTCGTGCTCGATACGGTTGTGCTCGAAACCCTCGAGCCAGAGCTCTGCAATTACGTGCTTCAGATCAAGCGGAGCAGGCGGCTTCTCGTCCAGCTCGAGGATGCGGTTGTCTTTGTGGGACGCCCAGGGGGGATTGGGCGCTCGCTCGCCTACCACCGGCTTTTCGCGGAGTGTGTGCAGCGGGTTCGGCTGAACAGCGGAATCGAGCCGTCCGCGAATGAGCTCCGGATGCGGGCCGCGCGCTGGCATCACGCGCATGGAAATCTGGAAGCGGCCGCAGATTATGCGCTCGCCGCTGAAGCCTGGGATGAGGCGGCCACGATCATTTGCGAGTTCATCCCGCTCGACTTCGCGCACACGAACGTCTGGGACTCGATGTACTGGCTGGGACGCTTGCCGGAAACGGCGTTGCGGAAGAACCTGCCGTTGTTCCAGAGCTATATCACCGCGCTGCTCGGGAATGGGTATATCGACAAGGCGCGTCCGTTGGTCGAGTCCTTCTTCAGTGCTCCTGAGATCGCACCCACACCACGGCAGCAAGGTTGGCACGCCACGCAGCGCGCCTACATTGCCTTTGTCGATGGAGATCGGGACGAGGCGCTCTATCAGAGTTATCGAGCGCTTGGGTTGCTGCCCACGGACGATGCGTCTGGCCGTCTGCTGGCCTGGGCCGGGATTCATCGCGAGAGCTACGCACGCGGGGAGCGCGCGTTGGCGCAGGAGGCGCTGCGGCAGGCGGAAGCCGATCACCGGCGACAGGCGCGCGAATCGATCTACTGGCACTTTCTCATGTCGCCGGACATTTCGAATGACGTGGCGATCCGGGGAGAGCTATTCGATGCGGAAGCGCTGAACCGGCATTTCATGTCATTGCTTCCGGCCCCGATGCAAGCGTCGCTCGGCGCGTTCAAGCTTCGACTGCTCTGTATCTATCTGGAGCAGAATCGGCTCGACCTGGCAGCGGTCGAGGTGGAAGACATTCTCGCGGAACTACAGGAGCGCACCTATCTGATCTGGTCGTCAGGCGCCCTGGTGGCCGTTGCCAATTACTACCTGGCGACAGGAGAACCCGAGCGCGCGTGGGAGACACTGCAACACGCATTGCAGGTGACCCGTCAACACGGCGGACGCGAGTTGATTCGCAAGGCACAGACGGGTATTGCCAACTACTGGCTTCAGACCGGTCAGGACGGCTTGGCCCACGTCTGGGCAGGGCTCACCCACATCGATCCTCATGTGATCCGGGCGTTTGGCGATGTGGACCCACGAACGTTGCACGCGCAGATGATGTTCCGTGAGAAGCGGTACGCGGAAGCGTTGGCACTGCTCGACGAATCGATCGGTCTGGCGCGCTCGATCGGCAATGTAGCCGCCGAGATCCAGTTCCTCGTCTGGGCGTCGGTCGTGTCGCGCGCCATGGGCGCCCGGGACGAGGCGGATGACTCTCTGCGCCGGGCGCTCGAGTTGGGCGCGCCCGGAGGGTTCCATCGTGTCTATTCCAGCACCGACGCCGATCTGAGTGAGGCGATCCGGGCACTGCTCCCAACACTGAGCGAGCGGGCTCGGCATCATGCCAGCACGTTGGTCGGCGAGCAAGCGCCACCCGAGCCGGCTCCCTGGGCTGGAGCGCACTTGACCGACCGGGAGCGGGAGGTGCTCGGCGAGCTGATGTGCGGCAAGAGCACGCGAGAGATCGCGGGCGCGCTCTTCATCACCGAGCGCACCGTCAAGAAGCATTTGGCGAACCTCTTTCAGAAGACCGGCACGCAGAATCGCTATGCGCTCGCCGTCTGGGGCCGCGAGCGAATGCATACACGTCCCACGCCCCCGAACATTGCGGTTCGGTAGGTGCGATAGCAGCCGTTCGAAACCGACATGCGCGCGGGTGTGAGAGGTGTACTTGCGTACACCAGTACGTACACCATGAACGGACAGACTCGCCCAAATTGAAAGTGTCCGAACGTACACTTTCTGGTCTTCCGGGGCATCCCCAACACTTACGATGAGAGGCTCTACCCGCATAGGGGATCTGGTGCTGTTTGCGACTCAGCACTGGCGCTGCCTGCTGTCCTCTCGTGTGAGTCGCGGTCGACGTCACGCTCTTTCGAAAGGCGGAGTTGGGGCATGGGAAGAAGATTTGCACTATCCAGGTGGTTAGTGTTGGCGTTAGTGCTCGCCACGCTAGCCGCCCCATTGGCGGCTCCCGGGCTGCTCGGGAGCAGGTCGTCACCGTCAGCGGCGCTGGCGCAGGACGACCAGACTGGTTCGGAAGTGAACACCGGGGATACCGGCGAGGCCGCCATACCGACTGACGTCGCGGACGATCAGACGGCGGAAGAGCCGACTGGTGTCGAAACCGATGGAACCACGACTGACGAGATGGGCGATGGCGACACCTCGGCCGCGCAACCGCCGACCGAAGTCGTGGAGCAACCGACCGATGTGGTCGACGTGCCCACCGATGTCGTGGAAGAGCCCACGGATGTCGTAGAGATTCCGACTGACACCACCACCCCAGAGGCGGCGGAAGGGACCGTGGAAGTCGCCGCGGATGAGGTCGTCATTCCGGCGGCGCTTCCGGCCGGTGTCATCAACCTCGGATGTATCGCGCTCGATCCTTCGCAGCCAGATCTGCGGCAGGTCACGCTGGACGTGTTCCCCGCGGCTGGATACAGCGCCCCGGTGGTGACCGTGACCCTGACCCTGGTGGGTGGGGGAGCTGGCGACCCGACTAGTGGGCCGGGCGGTATGTCGACGAACCCGTATACCGGCACGGGAAGCTGGTACTGGGGCCCAACCCCAGGCTATTCCGCTATTTCGGTTTCCGCCGTCTACACGAATCTTGCGACGGGCCAAGATGAGCTGGCTTCTGGTTCGATCCAGTGCCATCCGGCGGCGACCTACACACCGACGAATACGCCGTCGGTGACGCGAACCGCGACCCAGACGCCGGATCCCAACTGGACCTCGACGCCGTCGCGGACGCCATCGAACACGCGCACTCCAACGCAGACGCCGGATCCCAACTGGACTTCGACGCCCACGCGGACAGCGACGAATACGCCGGATCCAAACTGGACCTCGACGCCTTCGCGGACTCCGTCGGTAACGCGCACGTCTACCCCATTCGGGACGCCTGACGGTTCGGTCCGCATTACCTGCGGAAACTCGACTGTTCCGGGCGCAGGTGTCTATACGGGAGTGGTCACGGTCACAGGTCCGGGCTACGCAATTGCCAATTGGTCCCTGAAGCGGGCCGATGGCACATTCCTGTACGGTGGACCGGTCACGATTCCGCCGACAACCAACCCGATCTTTGTGGAGGAAGGCAACTTCGTTCAGGCGTTCCTGAACGTTGTCTACTACCACTCTGACGGCACCGTGTTCGCGGTTGCAAACGCCAGCGGGGTATGCGACCTCACGCCGGGCAACACCTGGACACCGACGGCGACCGCCACGGCAACGCCAGACGTGACCAACACGTCGACCGCGTCGGCCACCAGCACGGCGACCAACACGGCGACGAATACTGCGACGAATACTGCGACGAACACGCCGACCAACACGGCGACGGCGACGCCGATCTCGCTGGTTCCGGTCAACCCAACTGTCACGGGCAATGTTTGCACCGGTGGTGTCTTCACGCCGCCGACCGTGGTTCCGGGCACGACCGCCGGGTTGACCTACACGGTCACGCAGCAGCCGACCGAGGCCAATGGCTGGACGGCGATCGTGACTGCCACGATCACCGGATCTGGCTATAAATGGGGAACGCTGCCAACCGGCTGGGAAGAAACCAGCTCCACGGTTGCGACCTATACCGAGGTCATCGAGCCGAACCTCTGTGAAGAGGCGGTTCCCGTCCTTCCGGCGATCACGGGCAATGTCTGCACCGGTGGTGTCTTCACGCCGCCGACCGTGGTTCCGGGCACGACGACTGGGCTGAGCTACGAGGTCACGCAGCAGCCGACCGCTGGCAACAACTGGACGTATATCGTCTTTGCCACCGTGGAGAATGGCTATGAGTGGGGCAACCTGACCGGCAGCGGTTGGGTCGAGCTCACTGCCGCCAAGGCATTCTTGATCGGCACAGTCACGCCGAACCTTTGCCGGGAGACCGTTCCCGTTGCGCCGAGCGTCACTGATGGCGTTTGCACGGGTGGCGAATGGACCGCTCCGACGGTCAATCCGGTGACCACGACGGGCATCAACTACGTGGTGACCCAGCTGCCGAACGCGGGCAATGGCTGGACCTACATCGTCACTGCGACCGTGCAAAACGGTTACGCCTGGGGCGATCTGACCGGCACCGGTTGGGTCGAGGTAAGCAGCGCAACTGCCACCTACACTGGCACGGTCGATCCGAATCTCTGCGAGCCGACCGTTCCGGCCGCTCCGGAAGCGACCGATGGTGTCTGCGAAGGCGGCGAATGGACCGCGCCGACGGTCGAGGCGATCAGCGGCACTGGTTACACCGCAGTGGTGACCCAGGAGCCGAACGCAGGCAATGGCTGGACCTATATCGTCACTGCGACGATCGAGGACGGCTATGAGTGGGGCGATCTGACGGGCACCGGCTGGGTCGAATCGACGTCCGCGGTGGCGACGTTCACCAAGACGGTCGATCCGAACCTCTGCGTGCCGACCAAGCCGATCGCTCCTGAAGCCACCGATGGCGTCTGCGAGGGCGGCGAGTGGACCGCGCCGACGGTCGAGGCGATCAGCGGCACTGGCTACGTGGCACAGGTGACCCAGCAGCCGAACGCCGGCAACGGTTGGACCTACATCGTCACCGCGACGATCGAGAACGGCTATGAGTGGGACGACCTGACGGGCACCGGTTGGCAGAAGGTCGACGTCCGCGGTGGCGACGTTCACCAAGACGGTCGATCCGAACCTCTGCGTGCCGACCAAGCCGCTTGCGCCTGAAGCGACCGATGGCGTCTGCGAGGGTGGCGAATGGACCGCGCCGACGGTCGAGGCGATCAGCGGCACTGGTTACACCGCAGTGGTGACCCAGCAGCCGAACGCTGGCAATGGCTGGACCTACATCGTCACCGCGACGATCGAGAACGGCTATGAGTGGGACGATCTGACGGGCACCGGTTGGCAGAAGGTGAACAATGCCACTGCCACCTACACCGACACGGTGGAGCCAAACGAGTGCGTGGAGACCACCCCGGTTGCGCCTGAGGTCACCGATGGCGTGTGCACCGGTGGCGAGTGGACCGTGCCGAAGATCGATCCTGTGACGACGCCGGGCATCAGCTACGTGGTCACGCAGCAGCCGAACGCTGGCAATGGCTGGACCTACATCGTCACTGCGACGGTGCAGAGTGGCTATGCCTGGGGCGATCTGACCGGCACGGGTTGGCAGAAGGTGACCAATGCCACTGCCACCTACACTGACACGGTGGAGCCGAACCTCTGCGAGGATGTGTTCCCAGTCGCGCCGACCGTGGAAGACAACTTCTGCACCGGTGGTGTCTTCACTCCGCCGACTGTTGTGCCGGGTGTGACTCCTGGATTGGCCTACACGGTCGTCCAGCAGCCGACCGAGGCGAATGGCTGGACCTACATCGTCCGGGCGACGATCGTGGTCGACAACATCGCCTGGGGCAACCTGAGCGGAACGGGCTGGATTCGGGAGAGCGCGACGGTGGCGTCGTTCACCAAGACAGTTGTCCCGGCGCTCTGCGTGGAGATCATTCCGCCGCGGCCGACTGTTGCTCCGGAGACGAACGTCTGCATCGAAGACTCCTTCGTGCCGCCGGTGATCGTGCCGGGCAAGACGACCGGAGTGGTTTACACCGTCGTGCAGCAGCCGTCGGCGAAGAATCGCTGGACGTACATCGTTACCGCCACGATTGTCGAGGACGGCATCGCCTGGGGCGACCTGAGTGGAACGGGTTGGGTTGCCGACAGCGCCACCAAGACCACCTACATCTCGACGGTGGTTCCGCACGGATGTGATGCGCCGAAGCCGCACAAGCCGACCGGGGTGGCAGTCCTGCCGAACACCGGTGCTGGTCCGAGTGGCGATTCGATGTTCACGATGCTCTGGCTGATGATCCTGGTGGCCTCGTCCGCTACCGTCATCGGGCTGCGCCTGCGACGAGTGTCGCGCTAGCGTTCACCTCGGGTGATTTCGAACAGGCGAGCGGCGTCAGCCGCTCGCCTGTTCTTGTTCTGGGCGCCTGGAAAATGCCGTCATCCTGCTATGCTGCGAACGGTGATTTTTCGGCTCAGGTGGTCCTGCTATCCTGTACCCGCCCCGACCGATATGTGTTGCTCTTGGAGGAGATCGTCGATGACCCGGTTCCGGCATCTACGCCTTGCCCCCGCCCTGCTGGCGGTTGTTCTGATTCTGACATCCGTCGCGGGTGTCTTCTCTGTCAGGGCGCAGGATGCAACGGTGGAACCCGCCACCCCTGGCGCCGAGGCCGTTGCCTCGCCGGTGGCGCCGCCAGCGGAACCCTGGTTGGCGTCCGACTTCGTTTCCGGTCCCTGGCGGGTCGAGGTCGTCACCGCCAAACGAGCCAACGCCTTCTCCGAGTACGATCTGGAGAGCCGCGAGGACAAGGACTGGATCGTTGCCGTGGTGGATGTCACCAACTGGTCCAGTGATGATGAAACGCTCAATCCGCGCGACTTCGCGATCGAAGTGCCGGGTGGAGCGGAGCCACGCGGGTTTGCGCGGCGCACCACCGAACGAGTGGCCGAGCAACTCGGTCTGGAGCCGACCGATACCGATGCGGGAGTGGCGATCGACGAGGGCGAGAACGAGCGCCTGGTGCTCGTTTTCGAGCTGCCGATCGACTCCATCGATCCCAAGCTGTTCCTGGACGGCGAATCGCTTTCGATCCAGGGCGCGATCGACGGTGGCCCCGCGATCGACGCATTGCCGGAGATGGGCGATCCGCCGAGCGCGGATGAGGTGGAACTGGGCGATGTGATCAACGGCTTCACGCTGACCCTTGGCGAAGACGAAACGGAAACGGTGCTTTCGTTCGTCGATGGCCCGTTGCCCGATGAGTGTTTCGGCGAAGAAGCAACACGCCGCCTGACCAGGTTGGCGACCGATACGCTCTATGTGGAGGTACTCGATGGGGCAACGATGGTCTGGACGGACGAGGACGATTCCAGCCGCCGATTGCTCAACTTCGAGCAGATCGACGGCGGCTATGCCGCGGTGTCCGAAGATGTCAGCGGGCCGTTTGCGGTCTGGCTGAAGGACGCGGAGCAGTCATCCAAGGACCGTGGCGGTGCGATTTGGGCCAATTGCACCGGTCCGCACGGGGTGACTCGAGTGGAAACCCCCGAACGGAGTCAGCTCAAGATCGGCGATGGCGAAGGGGGCGCCATTCCGTTCCATGTCTGGTTGGAGTGGAACCCGGTGATCGTCACCCAGCCGGATGGCGGGGCCTGGGCGTTCTTCGGCGCCACGGCGGATGCCGGCGATCTCAAGGACATGAAGATGGTCTACGCCGCGCACTACGACCCGTCTGAAGGTAAATGGCTGGATGCGTCCGCTATGCCATTGGGTGAAGTGCAGCTTGGGCCGTCGGCGGTGGTGGACAGCAAGGGCGTCGTGCATGTCGTCTATTCGGCTCGGGAGAAGGACGAGGACGGGTACTACAGCACGCTGCTCTACACGCGAGAGGATGGCAACGGTGGTTGGGTAGAGCCGGTTGCGGTATCGCTCGATCAATTGGCGGGGCATCAGATCGCGGCATCGTTGGCGATCGACGCCAACGACACGTTGTACGTCGC encodes the following:
- a CDS encoding aminotransferase class V-fold PLP-dependent enzyme; translated protein: MTGDDGRHRAQDAGPRTIAAMIDLGLDRMEAWEAGWRAFPVDASWDVDAAAMSEAIEALTERLTDNYPFFHPDYAAQMLMPPHPVAAAAYAIAQRINPNAHANDGGPATTRLEIEVVDTHKAMFGYDPKTSLGHLTSSGTIANLEALWVSRELHPDKSIAYSRLAHYTHARMCDVLRMEGVAIEPDALGRIDLDALERALKSGRVGTVVATAGSTGTGSVDQVDEIVPLAARYGVRVHVDAAYGGYFVLLAGTDALDPAVARAFRAIRDADSIVVDPHKRGLQPYGCGSVFFRDATVGRFYKHDSPYTYFTSAELHLGEISLECSRAGAAAAALWTTMRVLPLEAERGLGPVLARTRGAAVRWAELIRESEILRLAMEPALDIVTFYPVVEGEQRVSAISAETQRVFEALMNDPVEPVYLATLKVRPPLLSGDASLVWDQDELLVFRSVLMQPEHFDAVPNLHRRVAEAVNWP
- a CDS encoding ClbS/DfsB family four-helix bundle protein, whose translation is MTNSKLKHQLVEIIDEERTEWEALLADVDPDRMDEPGVTGAWSFRDVTAHLLAWRDGGIRLLEAEARGEPEPPAPWPSALTGDDEINAWLYQRDRDIPADEVLDAYAETFARLRTVILALPDDALTDPDYFLWMNGQSIAESMLDRSWFDHLHIEHEPQIRRWLDAA
- a CDS encoding glucose 1-dehydrogenase, whose amino-acid sequence is MTTPIRTELAGPLREQPPADRMAGRICLVVGATRGIGRATALRMAAEGAAGVAIAGRNTTLGEKLADELNGLGAESLFVPADVTLEADLATLVDRVVARFGRIDAVCNNAGHQERRAPILDQTDEAYAQVFDTNVRFLFNAMRFEIAAMLPTGGGTIVNTTSVSGVRNPYPGFALYNASKAAAIALTRSAALEYAPQGVRINSVAPGRVVTDMMLSTGVGDMQAVAAGLPLRRMGHPEEVAMAAVWLLSDESSYVVGHVLCADGGFLAG
- a CDS encoding LuxR C-terminal-related transcriptional regulator, which gives rise to MAPATFEVIPRERLLDLIDSPELAPVTLITAPAGYGKSTLAHQWAERHAPLTCGWYQIRTEHNALNTFLHHLWRAVDDATGRPEPEPETITVALLLGRLGALPSLTILVLDDYHLIENGLVHQALEQLVHDLPPGTHLFILSRQVPDIPLARLRAYGRVRQIEQSDLAFTFDEVKQVFARADVDDKTLGRLTRKSEGWIAGLQLLLMSVNLNSDSAPRQLDRLIRTTTEHRLLNDYIVEEVLEALPDDLRRFVLDTVVLETLEPELCNYVLQIKRSRRLLVQLEDAVVFVGRPGGIGRSLAYHRLFAECVQRVRLNSGIEPSANELRMRAARWHHAHGNLEAAADYALAAEAWDEAATIICEFIPLDFAHTNVWDSMYWLGRLPETALRKNLPLFQSYITALLGNGYIDKARPLVESFFSAPEIAPTPRQQGWHATQRAYIAFVDGDRDEALYQSYRALGLLPTDDASGRLLAWAGIHRESYARGERALAQEALRQAEADHRRQARESIYWHFLMSPDISNDVAIRGELFDAEALNRHFMSLLPAPMQASLGAFKLRLLCIYLEQNRLDLAAVEVEDILAELQERTYLIWSSGALVAVANYYLATGEPERAWETLQHALQVTRQHGGRELIRKAQTGIANYWLQTGQDGLAHVWAGLTHIDPHVIRAFGDVDPRTLHAQMMFREKRYAEALALLDESIGLARSIGNVAAEIQFLVWASVVSRAMGARDEADDSLRRALELGAPGGFHRVYSSTDADLSEAIRALLPTLSERARHHASTLVGEQAPPEPAPWAGAHLTDREREVLGELMCGKSTREIAGALFITERTVKKHLANLFQKTGTQNRYALAVWGRERMHTRPTPPNIAVR